The following are encoded together in the Prionailurus viverrinus isolate Anna chromosome B3, UM_Priviv_1.0, whole genome shotgun sequence genome:
- the ANG gene encoding angiogenin yields the protein MVMGQGPLLLIFMLGLGLTPPTLAQDDSRYKHFLTQHYDAKPKGRNDRYCESMMERRGLTTPCKDTNTFIHGNKGSIKAICGNKNGNPYREALRLSKSPFQITTCRHVGGSPRPPCRYRATPGFRHIAVACENGLPVHFDESFFRP from the coding sequence ATGGTGATGGGCCAGGGTCCTCTGTTGTTGATCTTCATGCTGGGTCTGGGTCTGACCCCGCCAACCCTGGCTCAGGATGACTCCAGGTACAAACACTTCCTGACCCAGCACTATGACGCCAAACCAAAGGGCCGGAATGACAGATACTGTGAAAGCATGATGGAGAGACGAGGCCTGACCACACCCTGCAAAGACACCAACACCTTTATTCATGGCAACAAGGGCAGCATCAAGGCCATCTGTGGAAATAAGAATGGAAACCCTTACAGAGAAGCTTTAAGACTAAGCAAGTCTCCTTTCCAGATCACCACCTGCAGGCACGTAGGAGGGTCTCCCCGGCCTCCCTGCCGGTACAGAGCTACACCAGGCTTCAGACACATTGCTGTTGCCTGTGAAAATGGCCTGCCTGTCCACTTTGATGAGTCCTTTTTCCGTCCATAA
- the RNASE4 gene encoding ribonuclease 4, with translation MALQRIHALLLLLLLTMLGLVQPSYGQDRMYQRFLRQHVDPEGTGGNDAYCNLMMQRRKMTVRQCKHVNTFIHEDIWNIRSICSTTNIQCKNGKMNCHEGVVKVTDCRETGSSRTPNCRYRALASTRRVVIACEGNPEMPVHFDR, from the coding sequence ATGGCTCTCCAGAGGATTCATGCATTGCTTCTGCTCTTGCTGCTGACCATGCTGGGTCTGGTGCAGCCCTCCTATGGCCAGGATCGCATGTACCAACGATTCCTGCGGCAACATGTGGACCCTGAGGGGACAGGTGGCAACGATGCCTACTGCAACTTGATGATGCAAAGACGGAAGATGACCGTGCGTCAGTGCAAGCATGTCAACACTTTCATCCACGAAGACATCTGGAACATTCGTAGTATCTGCAGCACCACTAATATCCAGTGCAAGAATGGCAAGATGAACTGCCATGAGGGTGTAGTGAAGGTCACAGACTGCAGGGAGACAGGAAGTTCCAGGACCCCCAACTGCAGATATAGGGCCTTGGCAAGCACCAGGCGTGTGGTCATTGCCTGTGAGGGTAACCCCGAGATGCCTGTACACTTTGACAGGTAG